Proteins encoded by one window of Salmonirosea aquatica:
- the folK gene encoding 2-amino-4-hydroxy-6-hydroxymethyldihydropteridine diphosphokinase: MLTTIYLLLGSNLGDRARLMQNAVDQIGARIGRLLRASALYETAPWGGIEQPAFLNQVLEVETSLAPEEVLRIILEIEHEAGRVRYERWGARHLDIDILYFGSSVMDTPRLTVPHPRLHERRFTMVPLVEIAPDFRHPVLNKTNAELLDLCKDGEAVVKVILND; this comes from the coding sequence ATGTTGACCACTATTTACCTACTTTTAGGCTCTAATCTGGGCGACCGTGCGAGGTTGATGCAAAATGCGGTTGACCAGATCGGCGCGCGCATCGGCCGTCTGCTCCGGGCTTCGGCCCTGTACGAAACGGCTCCCTGGGGCGGGATCGAACAGCCCGCCTTCCTGAATCAGGTGCTGGAAGTAGAAACCAGTCTCGCACCTGAAGAGGTGCTGAGGATTATCCTGGAGATCGAACATGAGGCCGGGCGGGTGCGCTATGAACGCTGGGGTGCACGCCATCTGGACATCGATATTCTGTATTTTGGTAGTAGCGTCATGGATACGCCCCGCCTGACGGTACCCCATCCCCGTCTGCACGAGCGTCGGTTTACAATGGTACCCCTGGTCGAAATTGCCCCAGACTTCAGGCATCCGGTTTTGAACAAAACGAACGCCGAGTTGCTGGACTTGTGCAAGGATGGGGAAGCGGTAGTTAAAGTAATTTTGAATGATTGA